One Purpureocillium takamizusanense chromosome 1, complete sequence genomic window carries:
- a CDS encoding uncharacterized protein (COG:G~COG:O~SECRETED:SignalP(1-18~SECRETED:cutsite=AAA-AK~SECRETED:prob=0.4205)~EggNog:ENOG503NVEA): MKFTAATSLAALAGFAAAAKDGRTFAVLHFNDKQLTIGRADPIVNPGVSSPHLHHILGGSAFGLNSTGKDLQKSKCTSAQVTGDNSNYWFPSLYFRDPKTAKYEPVELFYAQVYYFFEATNDDIKAFPLGLQMVIGDVNTRSPPAGGASGNTDPSKGPLNPIKWTCPRKSYNPPSWAEDSDGTKNGMPDKNNKGEGVGFPDADCDGYASPLRADLHFPSCYNPKAGLTDYKNNMAYPTEAGNGKRDCPKGWIHVPHIFFEVYWNTPKFQDRWVPFKGKQPFVLSNGDATGYSLHADFMAGWDEKLLQHIIDTCNTGTSGMENCPGLFYGKNKEKCEIDNPSPENISGVLDALPGDCPISGWSYGPKPDSPPSSSKEAAKPEATTSEPSVQQTDSPTPAPSPTTSSARPAVGSSLPSKGAQDAQCTPKTVTVWETVTVTAAVPAAETASTNNRRHVYEHVRRQRKQQ, translated from the exons ATGAAGTTCACCGCCGCAACGTCTCTTGCGGCCCTCGCTGGCTTTGCTGCCGCGGCTAAGGACGGACGCACCTTTGCCGTCCTTCACTTCAACGACAAGCAGCTCACCATCGGTCGCGCGGACCCCATTGTGAACCCGGGCGTGTCGTCGCCTCACCTGCACCACatcctgggcggcagcgccttcGGCCTCAATTCCACTGGCAAGGACTTGCAAAAGTCCAAGTGCACCTCGGCTCAGGTCACAGGCGACAACAGCAACTACTGGTTCCCCTCGCTCTACTTCAGGgaccccaagacggccaagtATGAGCCTGTGGAATTGTTTTACGCCCAAGTATACTACTTCTTCGAGGCCACCAACGATGACATCAAGGCGTTCCCCCTGGGTCTTCAAATGGTCATTGGCGATGTGAACACACGCTCTCCTCCCGCTGGCGGGGCCAGTGGCAACACAGACCCGTCCAAAGGCCCCCTTAACCCCATCAAGTGGACATGCCCTCGCAAAAGTTACAACCCGCCATCTTGGGCGGAGGACTCTGATGGCACCAAGAACGGCATGCCTGATAAGAACAACAAGGGTGAAGGCGTCGGATTCCCGGACGCCGACTGTGACGGATATGCCTCtcccctgcgcgccgaccTCCACTTCCCCTCGTGCTACAACCCCAAGGCGGGCTTGACCGACTATAAAAACAACATGGCCTACCCTACCGAGGCCGGGAACGGCAAGAGGGACTGCCCCAAGGGCTGGATTCACGTTCCGCATATCTTCTTCGAGGTTTACTGGAACACGCCCAAGTTTCAGGACCGCTGGGTGCCGTTCAAGGGCAAGCAGCCCTTCGTCCTCtccaacggcgacgccacCGGCTACAGTCTGCACGCTGACTTCATGGCTGGTTgggacgagaagctgctTCAGCACATCATCGATACGTGCAACACGGGCACCAGCGGCATGGAGAATTGCCCTGGTCTGTTCTACGGAAAGAACAAGGAGAAGTGCGAAATCGACAACCCCTCCCCGGAAAACATCAGCGGCGTGCTGGATGCCCTTCCTGGCGACTGTCCCATTTCAGGCTGGTCCTACGGCCCCAAGCCCGATTCCCCACCCAGCTCGTCCAAGGAG GCCGCCAAGCCTGAAGCTACTACCAGCGAGCCATCCGTTCAGCAGACAGATTCGCCAACCCCCGCGCCTTCCCCtacgacctcgtccgccagGCCCGCAGTTGGCTCGTCTTTGCCATCGAAGGGTGCCCAGGATGCCCAATGCACACCCAAAACCGTTACTGTTTGGGAGACGGTCACGGTCACAGCCGCagttcccgccgccgagaccgccTCGACCAACAACCGGCGGCACGTCTATGAACACGTCAGACGCCAGCGCAAGCAACAGTAA
- a CDS encoding uncharacterized protein (COG:K~EggNog:ENOG503NYQM) — MTDDEVRSYLRYESYVMNCSICDETGSRDASFMPEEYQHQRRLMGSLVGTPFVGQDDRGDEGCFFCFSDLSCRTPGAFRLKFTLIMIDPARAGMVRHFPLLSETMSDVFHVYSAKEFPGMLPSSDLAKKLKEQGCIISIKKGNDRSKNARGQDELSDMDEDEGESSQGNRKRRTVRE; from the coding sequence atgacggacGATGAGGTACGCTCCTACCTCCGATATGAGAGCTACGTCATGAACTGTTCGATCTGTGACGAGACTGGCTCTCGCGACGCGTCCTTCATGCCCGAAGAATATCAacaccagcggcgcctcaTGGGGTCACTCGTCGGCACCCCATTTGTGGGTCAGGACGACCGCGGGGACGAGGGCTGCTTCTTTTGCTTCTCTGATCTATCTTGCCGAACGCCAGGCGCTTTCCGTCTTAAGTTCACACTCATTATGATAGATCCTGCCCGCGCAGGCATGGTGCGACACTTTCCACTACTGTCGGAGACAATGAGCGATGTCTTCCACGTCTACAGCGCCAAGGAGTTCCCTGGCATGTTGCCGAGCAGCGACTtggccaagaagctcaaggagcaAGGATGCATCATCTCGATCAAAAAGGGCAACGACAGATCGAAGAATGCCAGAGGCCAGGATGAGCTATCCGACatggatgaggatgagggcgagaGCTCACAGGGCAATCGCAAACGGCGTACGGTTCGGGAATAG
- a CDS encoding 25S rRNA (cytosine(2278)-C(5))-methyltransferase (COG:A~EggNog:ENOG503NU3B) — translation MSLYHEAAEILSSSSTEGGSLKSRVFKKKNIKSSPNQLYALVLETSKWSSVLKEAIESAELLKHERKLTPTLSLLLVHDLLLAKGGIALPQSHGLRASIERHRARLTSELTRARLRRKAATLDALRQQIDKASAPEEAGYPRWVRVNALKSSIEEQLETTFAKYDRAGSVGEVVSNPGRCLYIDPHVPNLVAVTSGTDLTKTEAYSAGKVILQDKASCFPAYLLDPRSEDGDVIDACAAPGNKTTHLASIIHAHRPEFESPAQTIYAFEKDPRRAQTLEKMVNIAGSKKMTRIALGQDFLQVDPNAERFKDVGALLLDPSCSGSGIVGRDSMPELHLPEPPAAAQGKGNSSRGSTSKRKRKHEQIAEQSQNTIRDDDGNEVLVKSEKDMETRLQSLSSFQLTLLLHAFRFPAARKVSYSTCSVHSQENEDVVMKALGSDIAKERGWRILPRDRQVTGMKDWPVRGLVEACGGDKAIADGCIRSYKDDGHGVMGFFVAGFVREGACALDPAGDAEQDGPYMRDAEGRIIRDMLGMPVSKATGEPISLVGRDEADRDVDAQSNGPSKEESAESATSEDDSSEETGEPIDGDDTDEWEGFGE, via the exons ATGTCCCTCTACCATGAGGCAGCGGAGATATTatcgtcttcgtcgacaGAAGGCGGTAGCTTAAAGTCCCGGGTGTTCAAAAAGAAGAACATAAAGTCGTCGCCGAACCAGCTCTACGCCCTCGTGCTGGAGACAAGTAAATGGAGCTCGGTCCTCAAGGAAGCCATCGAATCGGCAGAACTACTCAAGCACGAGCGCAAG CTCACCCCTACGCTATCCTTACTTTTGGTACACGATTTGCTCCTAGCAAAGGGCGGCATTGCCCTGCCTCAAAGTCATGGACTTCGGGCCAGCATCGAAAGGCACAGAGCGCGCCTGACGTCGGAGCTGACAAGGGCGAGATTGCGCCGCAAGGCCGCGACCCTGGACGCCCTGAGGCAGCAAATCGACAAGGCCAGTGcgcccgaggaggccggcTACCCGCGTTGGGTGCGTGTCAACGCACTCAAGAGCAGCATCGAAGAACAGCTGGAGACGACGTTTGCCAAGTACGACAGGGCCGGCAGCGTTGGGGAAGTCGTCAGTAACCCGGGGAGATGCCTCTATATTGACCCGCACGTGCCGAATCTGGTAGCGGTCACGTCGGGAACGGACCTGACCAAGACTGAGGCGTATTCGGCGGGCAAGGTCATCCTCCAAGACAAGGCATCGTGCTTCCCGGCTTACCTGCTGGACCCTCGGtccgaggatggcgacgtgATAGATGCTTGTGCTGCGCCCGGCAACAAGACTACGCATTTGGCCTCCATCATCCACGCCCATCGACCCGAATTCGAGTCTCCGGCTCAAACCATCTACGCGTTTGAGAAGGATCCACGGCGCGCGCAGACTCTGGAGAAGATGGTCAATATTGCCGGGTCCAAGAAGATGACCCGGATCGCTCTCGGGCAAGACTTCTTGCAGGTCGACCCCAATGCTGAGCGGTTCAAGGACGTCGGGGCCTTGCTCCTCGATCCAAGCTGCTCGGGAAGCGGGATCGTGGGTCGAGATTCTATGCCGGAGCTACACCTGCCAGAgcctccggcggcggcgcagggcaagggcaacaGTTCCAGGGGCAGTACGAGCAAGCGAAAGAGAAAACACGAGCAAATAGCCGAGCAGTCCCAAAACACAattcgcgacgacgacgggaatGAGGTGTTAGTCAAGTCGGAGAAGGACATGGAAACACGACTGCagtcgctgtcgtcgttcCAGCTGACGCTGCTACTGCACGCTTTCCGATTCCCAGCCGCGAGGAAGGTCAGCTACTCGACATGCTCCGTTCATTCACAGGAGAACGAGGACGTGGTCATGAAGGCCCTCGGATCCGACATCGCCAAGGAACGGGGTTGGCGTATACTGCCGAGGGACAGGCAGGTCACGGGCATGAAGGACTGGCCGGTGCGAGGCCTGGTGgaggcgtgcggcggcgacaaggcgaTTGCTGACGGATGCATCCGGTCGTACAAGgatgacggccatggcgtcaTGGGCTTCTTTGTGGCAGGGTTCGTCCGAGAGGGCGCTTGCGCGCTGGATCcggcgggcgatgccgaaCAAGACGGACCATACATGCGCGACGCGGAAGGGCGCATCATACGAGATATGCTCGGGATGCCCGTATCAAAGGCTACCGGCGAGCCAATTTCTCTCGTGGGGCGAGATGAGGCTGACAGGGATGTTGATGCGCAGAGCAATGGACCCAGCAAGGAGGAATCGGCCGAAAGCGCAACGTCCGAAGATGATTCAagcgaggagacgggggaACCtatcgacggcgacgacacggaTGAGTGGGAGGGTTTTGGGGAGTAG